The Porphyromonas pogonae genome segment CATGGCCATGTACGCGGGCTCAAAGTGTCAGGCGGCATACGCACTGCAGAAGAGGCTGTGAAGTATTACTGTCTGGTAAAATCCATATTGGGCGAAGAATGGCTTACTCCGGAGTACTTCCGCATAGGAGCAAGCAGCTTGGTAGCTAATTTGCAAAAAGAGATATTGTAATCTATACTCAAAAGATTAAGAGAGCTATGATCAGTGCAAAAAAAGATGAGCAAAAGAAAAAGGCTCAGAAAACAACTTTCAATGAGTTTACAAGCCTATGGGAGCGCTACGTACAAAAGGTGCCTGCAAAGAAAGATATACTCCCTGAAGTAGAAAATACCGAGAGTAAATAATACTGTATATAGCGCTATAAACCACTGCTTAGCAGTGTGAAACAACAAACCGGAGATGAGAGGAAAGAACCACTCAATCTCCGGTTTTTTATTACGGTGTATGTACGACAAGTCTCTATCGCTTGCGCTCCACAATGAAATCGGCAAGTGTGTCGAGGTACTTATGAGCCTCATTGCACGGATATATTTCGAGCAAAGCTTTCGCCTCATCCACAAAACCCTGCATACGCTTGGTGGCATATTCGATACCACCATTGTCCACGGCAAAACTGATCAATCTGGCAACGTCTTCTTGAGATAAGTGCTTTTGCTTCAAGATAGCCATGCATGCTTCTTGCTCCATACTCACAGTATTTTGTAAAGCATAGAGTAGCGGCAAGGTAATTTTACCTTCTCTTATGTCATTGCCGGTAGGCTTGCCTACGTCATTGCTTTTATAATAGTCAAAGATATCATCACGAATCTGGAAGGCATAGCCGAGCTTCTCTCCGAAGAGACGCACACGGTCTATATCGTCCTGTGATACATCCACACTCATCGCACCTATTTCGGCACAAGCCATAAACAGGATGGCTGTCTTCTGGTGTATTACCTCAAAATAGGTCTCTTCACTGAGCAATACTTTATCTGCGGTCTCATATTGCTTGATCTCACCCTCAGTAAGATCCCGACCCAATGACGATATGATATTCATCACCCGCAGATCCTGTAGGGATATGGCTTTGAGCAGTGCTGATGACAGGATAAAATCACCCATAAGCACAGCTATGCGATTGTCATATATAGCGTTGAGGGTAGATACACCACGACGGGTATTGGCCTCATCTATAACATCGTCATGAATAAGTGTAGCCGTGTGTATGAGTTCCAGTAACACAGCGGCATCTATTGTTTTCTGAGGAAGATCCTCAACAAATAATTTACCGATAAGTGAAGTCAATAAAGGACGGACCTGTTTACCTGTAGCTGTGGCAAGATGTTGTACTGCTTCAGTCAACCACTCCGATTTACTTTTTAATACACCGTCGAACTGTTGATGGAAATCGTCAATATAATCGGCAACGTAAGCCTTGATAGGGGTTAATTCCATTTCTGCTTTTCCCACTTGATTTATTTTCACAAATATAACAAAAGCCAGTGATACTCACTTCGTTTTTGCAACAATATGCCATTGACCCCTTGGGTGCAGTGCATATGGAAAGGACAAAAGTACTAAAAGTGCTGAAAAAGCATCTTATAGGACAGCGATCTTGATTATTTGTATGAAAATTTTGATATTTGTCTATTGAACAGGAATAATATATTATCAGCATGTTTATTTTTCAGACAAAAACAGATCCATTGGAGCACGGTATAGACAAGATGTTCGACGCTGCCAACCCTATCATAGAAGCATCGATGAAGTTTCTGCACAGCATGGGTATACCCAAAGATACTGTGCGAGCCATCAATATCGGTTTTATGATAGCTGTAGTATTGCTCATAGGCGGAATGCTGCAGTTTCTTTTTACCAAACTGTTCGATGCCATTACCCGCAAACTCGGTAGGCACGAGCGCATGGTGTATTTTACAGACTTACTAAACAACAAAATACCCTATCTCCTCGCTATCATCATACCTTTTAGCTTTGTACGTATCTCTATCAATACAGTATTGGAGGGACAGCGCGAATTTTTTAAGATAGCGCTGATGATACTCGAGATCTATTGGATTATTTTTATGGCCAGGCTGGCAATAGCCTTTGTAAATTCTATACGCGACTATCTGAGACGTAAAAAAGAGTTCAGCGACAAACCGCTGGATAGCTTTGCCCAGGTATTCAAGATCTTCGTTATCTTCCTTACTGCCATCTTTGTGGTCTCCACGCTACTCAACAAAGATCTGGAAAAGTTGCTGACGGGGCTTGGTGCTTTCTCTGCCGTTTTGCTATTGATATTTAAGGATAGCATCGTGGGGTTTGTAGCAAGTATACAAGTATCCGCCAATGACATGGTAAGGATAGGAGACTGGGTAACCATCCCTTCGCAAGGAGCGGATGGGGATGTGGTGAAAATATCACTAACAACAGTAAAAATAAGAGCCTTCGACAATACTATCGTTACGGTGCCCACCTATTCATTGATTTCGAGCAGCATGCAAAATTGGCGAGGCATGAAAGAAACAGGATGTAGGCGTATCAAACGTCCTCTACATATCAAACAATCATCGGTGAGATTCGTAACTCCTGAAGACCTCAGAGAGCTCAAAAGAATAAAGCTTATTACACATTACATTGACGAAAAAGGAGCGGAGATCAAGAAGCATAATGAAGAAATATCGGCCGATGATATGCTTGTCAATGGGCGTAGGTTTACTAATCTGGGGCTTTTTGAGAAGTATATAGAGAGTTACATCAAGAATCACCCACGAATCAGCAAAGAAATGCTATGCATGGTAAGACAGTTGGAACCTAATGAGAAAGGGGTGCCGGTAGAAATATATTGCTTTGCAAAGACTACGGAGTGGAGCGAATATGAAAGTATCATTACAGACATATTTGATCATATCATTGCTGTAGTACCCTACTTCGATTTACAGATTTTCGAGAGCATATCCGACACTTCCCTCAAACATATACGCAATATTTCCCCCGGAGAACATCCGTTTGA includes the following:
- a CDS encoding polyprenyl synthetase family protein, with product MELTPIKAYVADYIDDFHQQFDGVLKSKSEWLTEAVQHLATATGKQVRPLLTSLIGKLFVEDLPQKTIDAAVLLELIHTATLIHDDVIDEANTRRGVSTLNAIYDNRIAVLMGDFILSSALLKAISLQDLRVMNIISSLGRDLTEGEIKQYETADKVLLSEETYFEVIHQKTAILFMACAEIGAMSVDVSQDDIDRVRLFGEKLGYAFQIRDDIFDYYKSNDVGKPTGNDIREGKITLPLLYALQNTVSMEQEACMAILKQKHLSQEDVARLISFAVDNGGIEYATKRMQGFVDEAKALLEIYPCNEAHKYLDTLADFIVERKR
- a CDS encoding mechanosensitive ion channel family protein; this encodes MFIFQTKTDPLEHGIDKMFDAANPIIEASMKFLHSMGIPKDTVRAINIGFMIAVVLLIGGMLQFLFTKLFDAITRKLGRHERMVYFTDLLNNKIPYLLAIIIPFSFVRISINTVLEGQREFFKIALMILEIYWIIFMARLAIAFVNSIRDYLRRKKEFSDKPLDSFAQVFKIFVIFLTAIFVVSTLLNKDLEKLLTGLGAFSAVLLLIFKDSIVGFVASIQVSANDMVRIGDWVTIPSQGADGDVVKISLTTVKIRAFDNTIVTVPTYSLISSSMQNWRGMKETGCRRIKRPLHIKQSSVRFVTPEDLRELKRIKLITHYIDEKGAEIKKHNEEISADDMLVNGRRFTNLGLFEKYIESYIKNHPRISKEMLCMVRQLEPNEKGVPVEIYCFAKTTEWSEYESIITDIFDHIIAVVPYFDLQIFESISDTSLKHIRNISPGEHPFE